Proteins found in one Plectropomus leopardus isolate mb chromosome 9, YSFRI_Pleo_2.0, whole genome shotgun sequence genomic segment:
- the stc2a gene encoding stanniocalcin-2a gives MLVKLAVALLVLSVLEQVVGSDNIDIHDSLPEKPASQKGRLSLQNTAEIQHCLVSAGDVGCGVFECFENNSCEIRGLQEICMTFLHNAGKFDSQGKSFIKDALKCMAHGLRHKFSCISRKCVSIKEMVFQLQRECYIKHNLCSAAKENVAVMVEMIHFQDLFPKGPYVELVNILLSCGEEVKEALTRSVRLQCEQNWGALCDSLSLCSSLAPSPAGSTAEHHRRPLPSHPEPEHPRPPRQGDKEKPAKAGFNTHPRNRSQGPRRQSPEAGVVAEQEDPEATDIRR, from the exons ATGTTGGTCAAACTGGCCGTGGCGCTGCTGGTTTTGTCAGTGCTGGAGCAAGTGGTGGGATCGGATAATATTGATATCCATGACAGCCTCCCGGAGAAGCCCGCGAGCCAGAAAGGACGCCTCTCTTTGCAGAATACAG CTGAGATCCAGCACTGCCTGGTGAGTGCAGGGGATGTCGGCTGTGGTGTGTTTGAGTGCTTTGAGAATAACTCCTGCGAGATACGAGGGCTACAGGAAATCTGCATGACGTTCCTGCACAACGCTGGCAAATTTGACTCTCAG GGGAAGTCCTTTATCAAGGATGCTCTGAAATGTATGGCACATGGGCTACGGCACAAGTTCAGCTGCATCAGCAGAAAGTGTGTGTCCATTAAAGAGATGGTGTTCCAGCTGCAGAGAGAGTGTTACATCAAACACAACCTGTGCTCTGCTGCAAAGGAGAATGTGGCCGTCATGGTGGAGATGATCCATTTCCAAGATCTCTTCCCTAAAGG TCCATATGTGGAGCTGGTGAATATTCTCCTAAGCTGtggagaggaggtgaaggaggcgTTGACACGGAGTGTGCGGCTACAATGCGAGCAGAATTGGGGGGCTCTGTGTGACAGCCTGAGCCTCTGCTCCTCCCTCGCCCCATCTCCCGCTGGCTCCACTGCTGAGCACCACCGCCGCCCCTTGCCTTCCCATCCTGAACCGGAGCACCCTCGCCCCCCACGGCAAGGCGACAAGGAAAAGCCAGCTAAGGCGGGCTTCAACACTCACCCACGCAACCGCAGTCAAGGACCCCGCCGCCAGAGCCCAGAGGCCGGAGTCGTGGCTGAGCAGGAAGACCCAGAGGCCACCGATATCCGGAGGTGA